Within the Desulfovibrio oxyclinae DSM 11498 genome, the region CCTTCAGCAGTCGGGGCGTTGTGCCCGTCTTGAGCCGCCCCAATTCGAAGCCGAGTTCGTTCAGGCAGCCGGACATGCCTTCGGCCGAGGGGTCGCCGAGTCTGCCGCCGGAGAAATTGCTCAGGCCCACATGCAGCAGGCCGCGCAGGAAGGTCCCGGTGGTCAGCATGACGTTGCGGGCCTTGAAGACCTCGCCCAGACGCGTGCTGACGCCTGCGCAGCGACCTTCTTCCACAAGGAGTGATTCGGCGGTGTCCTGCCAGACCCAGAGTGACTGCTGTGAGAAGATGTCCCGCTTGACCACGCGCATGTACTCGTCGCGGTCGATCTGGGCGCGGGTGGCTCGTACCGCCGGACCCTTGCGGGTGTTGAGCGTGCGGAACTGGATGCCTGCGGCGTCGGCCCACAGGCCCATCATGCCGCCGAGCGCGTCGATTTCCCGGACCATGTGTCCTTTGGCAAGCCCGCCGATGGCCGGATTGCAGGATAGCTGGCCGATGTGGTCCACGTTCATGGTCAGCAGCAGGGTGCTGCGTCCCATGCGCGCAAGCGCCATGGCGGCTTCGCATCCAGCATGGCCCGCGCCCACCACGATGGCGTCGAATATGTCCGGAAAGGCGGGTTTCATGAGTTTCTATTTCTCCAGCAGCACGTGCGCCATGACCTTGGCGTCCGAAAGAGTGTTGGCGATGGAGGCCTGTTCGTTGGGCTGGTGCGCGAAATGGTTGAGCGTGGACCAGACGAGGGCGTCAACCCCGCGATGCCTCAACTGGGCGGCCACGGTGCCGCCTCCGATGCCGGTGGGCTTGATGTCCAGTCCCGTCACCGCCTTCACGCCGCGTCCCACGCGTTGCACGATCTCAGCATCCACCGGGGTCGGGGGAGCCGCCTGTTCGCGAATGATGGTTTCCATGCTTACGGTGCAATCGTATTTCAGCTCTGTTTCACGGCCCATTTCACCAATCCTGCCGATAATCTCGTCGAGATCGTACGTCGGCAGCACGCGGGCATCCACATAAAACACGTCGCGCCCCGGGATGGTGTTGACATTTTCCACGTTGGCTTCGCGTTTGGTGGGCTCAAAGGTGGAGCGAGCAGGATCGAAGAGCTCGTCGGTTTCGTCGAATTCATCCTTGAGCGCGCTGATGCGCACCACGAGATCCGAGGCGGCGACCATGGCGTTGAGGCCGTCATCTGGAGTGGAGGCATGGCACTGCTTGCCGTCCACGGTGACCTTGAGCCAGAACATGCTCTTTTCGGCCACTTCGGCGAGGGACGAATCCGGGCTGCCGAAGTCGGGCACGAGCACCAGATCGTTTTCACCAAAGAGGTCCAGATGGTTCTCGGCGATGTTGCGCAGACCGTATTCGTTGCCGGTTTCCTCGTCGGCCACCATGAGCAGACCGAAATTCATTTCGGGTGTCGCTTTCGCATCAAGGATGGCTTTGGCCGCGAGCATTCCGGAGACCAGCCCCTGATGGTTGTCCTCGACGCCGCGCCCGATGATGGTGTCGCCGTCTCGCCTGAGCGTCCACGGGTCGGAGTCCCAGAGGCTGTCGTCGCCAGCGGGCACGACGTCCATGTGGGCAATGACCCAGAAGGTGCGAGAGGTGTCGCGGCCGGGGATGATCGCCGCCACATTGGGTCTATGGCCGCATGGCGTGCGTTCGTCGGGGGCGTTGAATTCGCGAATGTCGCTCACGCCCATTTCGCGCAGTCTGCCGATGATCCAGTCGGCCTTCTCACGCTCTCCGGTTCCGTTGTTATCGGGAGAGAGGGCGGGGCGGGAAACCAGTTCGGTCTGTATGTCCACCACGGTTTCGGTCATGCCGTCGATGGCGGCGAGGATGGTCTTCATGCGATCGGCTCTCTTATTGCTGCAAACAGAAAAACGGCGCGGCGACAAAGCACCGCGCCGATATTGGCAAAACCGGCTCGACGGGTTCGGCCCCGCCGTGCATCCGTCCGGCCTGTAGCCTAGCGGCCGCGGGCGGCGCGCTTGGAAGCCTTCAGCGGGTTGACCTTGACCTTGCCTTCCTTATCCACGCCAGCGCGAACGTGCGTGGCGAAGTTGCACACGCCGTGTGCCCACTTGCGTGCAGGCTGGGCGTAAGCGGGACAGTACTTGGCGTCTTCAAACGGAATGACGCGTTCGCAGCCTTCACACTGTTCAACGATGGGCTCAAGGATGACTCCCTTGTAGCTCAGACCTTCGGCGGTCATGACGGCGCCATCGAGAGTGGCGGCAATTGCTTTC harbors:
- a CDS encoding M20 family metallo-hydrolase; translation: MKTILAAIDGMTETVVDIQTELVSRPALSPDNNGTGEREKADWIIGRLREMGVSDIREFNAPDERTPCGHRPNVAAIIPGRDTSRTFWVIAHMDVVPAGDDSLWDSDPWTLRRDGDTIIGRGVEDNHQGLVSGMLAAKAILDAKATPEMNFGLLMVADEETGNEYGLRNIAENHLDLFGENDLVLVPDFGSPDSSLAEVAEKSMFWLKVTVDGKQCHASTPDDGLNAMVAASDLVVRISALKDEFDETDELFDPARSTFEPTKREANVENVNTIPGRDVFYVDARVLPTYDLDEIIGRIGEMGRETELKYDCTVSMETIIREQAAPPTPVDAEIVQRVGRGVKAVTGLDIKPTGIGGGTVAAQLRHRGVDALVWSTLNHFAHQPNEQASIANTLSDAKVMAHVLLEK
- a CDS encoding PxxKW family cysteine-rich protein, with translation MAKKAIAATLDGAVMTAEGLSYKGVILEPIVEQCEGCERVIPFEDAKYCPAYAQPARKWAHGVCNFATHVRAGVDKEGKVKVNPLKASKRAARGR